The nucleotide window GAGCGAAATCAGTGGATTGCGGACGTTATTATTCATTGGGCACCTGTATCTTATCTGGGTTGGTGAATGGGGCTTGCGGTGTCTTCCTCGGCTTGCGCGTAGACGCTGCCGCCGAACCGATCGGCGCGTAATCAAGGATAAGTCGCGATCGCGTCGGTAGGGATATTTTTCCCGTTACTTTGGAGCAGGCGTAGCAAAAAAACTGACGAGCGGCATTGAAAACTAAAGACGGGTACGAAAGTGCGAGCCAGGCGATTTCGGGTATCGCCTGGGAGGCGCGAACCGGTCCTTGCGCTGACTGCAAGAGGGCGGTTTTAAGTCCGCTAAAAAGCGGATGCGTGCTCGATACGATCGATCAGAATCAGCTTGAATTCGTCCGGGTCTTTCGTGTGCGTGATATGCCCGGTGCGCGGAAAATGCTTGTCGTAAAGCCGTGACAGCCAGAAGCGCAGCGCGGCCGCACGCGTCATGACGGGCCAGGCGCGGCGCTCCACCGGCAACAGCGGACGCGCTTCGTCGTAGGCGGTAAGGAGTGCGTCGATCTTCGACGCGTCGAGGCTGCCGTCGCGTTTGCTGCACCAGTCGTTGGCGGTGATCGCCAGGTCGTACATGAAAGCGTCGGCGCAGGCATAGTAGAAATCGATAACGCCCGTAAGCGCGTCGCCCATGAACATCGCGTTGTCGCGGAACAGATCGGCGTGGATGATGCCACGCGGCAGCCCCTCGAATCGGTCCTGGCGCTGAAATTGCAGTTCCGCGTCCAGAAGCCGCGCATCGCTGTCGGTCAGACGCGTGTGCAGCACTTCACGCACCGCCAGCCACCAACCGTAACCGCGATCGTTTTCGCGGTGTCCCTTGAAGCCCCGCGTGGCGAGGTGCAGACGCGCCAGCACGTGTCCGACGGCCTCGCACTGTTGAAGATTTGCAATGATTGGGCTTGCTCCGCGTAACCTGCGCACCAGCGCGGCGGGTTTATCGTTCAACTGCTGCAGGAAATCGCCATGCCGATCGGCAATCGGATGGGCGCTGGGAAGGCCGTGTTCCGCGAGATGCGCCGTAAGATTCAGAAAAAACGGCAATTCGTATGCCGCGTGCTTTTCAAACAAAGTCAGCACAAACTGGCCACGCTCGGTAGTGACGAAGAAATTGCTGTTCTCGATCCCCGCACTGATGCCGCTGAATTCCACCAAGGCGCCTTCGTCGTAAAGGCTCAAGAAAGCCTTGAGTTGTGGCCGGTTAACTGGTGTATAGACGGACATAGAATTCTGAGGTAACAATGTAACGGGAACCCTTACGGGTGTCGGCGGACGCCCGGCTGTGAGGACCAGGTTTTGCGCGGTCACAATTCCAGCAGACGTTCGCGCTCCTCGGCCGATGGCTCGAAGCCACGATGCTCGTAATGCTCAAAGATCGCTTCCACCACTTCGTCCGGGCTATCCACTACTGTGAACAGGCCGACATCGGCGGGACTGATGACCCCCTCGCTGACCAATGTTTGTTTGAACCAGTCGATCAGGCTCGCCCAGAACTTCGCGTGCACGAGGATAATGGGTATGCGCGCGGTTTTGCCCGTCTGCACCAGGGTCAGGATCTCGGCCAGTTCATCCAGGGTCCCGAAGCCGCCGGGCAGCACCACGTAGGCGGATGCGTATTTGACAAACATAACCTTGCGGGTAAAAAAATGGCGAAAATGCAGGCTGATGTCCTGATAGCCATTGGTGCCCTGCTCGTGCGGTACCTCGATATTGAGGCCGACGCTGGGCGACTTGCCGGCCCATGCACCCTTGTTGGCGGCCTCCATGATGCCCGGCCCGCCGCCGCTTACGACGGCGAAGCCGGCGTCCGACAAGGCGCGCGCGATATCCTCTGCG belongs to Gammaproteobacteria bacterium and includes:
- a CDS encoding homoserine kinase, with translation MSVYTPVNRPQLKAFLSLYDEGALVEFSGISAGIENSNFFVTTERGQFVLTLFEKHAAYELPFFLNLTAHLAEHGLPSAHPIADRHGDFLQQLNDKPAALVRRLRGASPIIANLQQCEAVGHVLARLHLATRGFKGHRENDRGYGWWLAVREVLHTRLTDSDARLLDAELQFQRQDRFEGLPRGIIHADLFRDNAMFMGDALTGVIDFYYACADAFMYDLAITANDWCSKRDGSLDASKIDALLTAYDEARPLLPVERRAWPVMTRAAALRFWLSRLYDKHFPRTGHITHTKDPDEFKLILIDRIEHASAF
- a CDS encoding TIGR00730 family Rossman fold protein — translated: MDQNTRASHPGLAPADNSLLTRESWKVFQIMAEFVDGFERLARIKPSVSIFGSARVLPDHPYYGLAEDIARALSDAGFAVVSGGGPGIMEAANKGAWAGKSPSVGLNIEVPHEQGTNGYQDISLHFRHFFTRKVMFVKYASAYVVLPGGFGTLDELAEILTLVQTGKTARIPIILVHAKFWASLIDWFKQTLVSEGVISPADVGLFTVVDSPDEVVEAIFEHYEHRGFEPSAEERERLLEL